One part of the Esox lucius isolate fEsoLuc1 chromosome 10, fEsoLuc1.pri, whole genome shotgun sequence genome encodes these proteins:
- the gsk3aa gene encoding glycogen synthase kinase 3 alpha a isoform X2 gives MSGSGRPRTSSFAEPQGVPGAAAASTGSAAAVGSSTGKTGVPQASGSSSSGCSNLKLARDSGKVTTVVATPGQGPDRPQEVSYTDIKVIGNGSFGVVYQARLIDSQEMVAIKKVLQDKRFKNRELQIMRKLDHCNIVRLRYFFYSSGEKKDEVYLNLVLDFVPETVYRVARHFNKAKSIIPIIYVKVYMYQLFRSLAYIHSQGVCHRDIKPQNLLVDPETAILKLCDFGSAKQLIRGEPNVSYICSRYYRAPELIFGATDYTANIDIWSAGCVLAELLLGQPIFPGDSGVDQLVEIIKVLGTPTREQIREMNPNYTEFKFPQIKAHPWTKVFKPRTPPEAIALCSRLLEYTPVTRFSPLEACAHAFFDELRQPNARLPSGRELPLLFNFSTTELSIQPQLNSTLIPLHARAQTASSDGSGSDGSSQHSSVPGSLNST, from the exons ATGAGCGGCAGCGGGCGGCCCAGAACTAGCTCGTTTGCTGAGCCACAAGGTGTTCCCGGAGCCGCTGCAGCATCCACCGGATCAGCCGCTGCCGTGGGGAGCAGCACAGGAAAGACCGGGGTCCCTCAGGCCTCGGGGAGCAGTTCGTCTGGATGCTCAAATTTAAAGCTGGCca GGGACAGTGGGAAGGTGACGACGGTGGTGGCCACCCCCGGGCAGGGTCCCGACCGCCCACAGGAGGTGTCCTACACGGACATCAAGGTGATTGGGAACGGCTCCTTCGGTGTTGTGTACCAGGCGCGCCTCATCGACAGCCAGGAAATGGTTGCCATCAAGAAGGTGCTGCAGGATAAGAGGTTCAAG AACCGAGAGCTACAGATCATGCGAAAGTTGGACCACTGCAACATTGTCAGGCTACGCTACTTCTTCTACTCCAGTGGTGAAAAG AAAGATGAGGTCTATCTCAACCTGGTACTTGACTTTGTCCCAGAGACTGTGTACAGGGTAGCCCGGCATTTCAACAAGGCCAAAAGCATCATTCCTATCATTTATGTCAAG GTGTACATGTACCAGCTGTTTCGCAGCTTGGCCTATATCCATTCCCAGGGTGTCTGCCACCGAGACATCAAACCGCAGAACCTACTGGTGGACCCTGAAACGGCCATCCTGAAGCTATGTGACTTTGGGAG CGCTAAGCAGCTGATTCGTGGGGAGCCTAACGTGTCCTACATCTGCTCGCGGTACTACCGCGCCCCGGAGCTCATCTTCGGGGCCACCGACTACACAGCCAACATCGACATATGGTCAGCGGGCTGCGTGCTGGCAGAACTGCTGCTGGGACAGCCCATTTTCCCCGGGGACAGCGGAGTTGACCAGCTAGTGGAGATTATCAAG GTTTTGGGAACACCGACACGGGAGCAGATAAGAGAAATGAACCCCAACTATACAGAGTTCAAATTCCCCCAAATTAAAGCTCACCCCTGGACAAAg GTATTTAAACCTCGCACCCCTCCGGAGGCCATTGCCCTGTGCTCGCGCCTCCTGGAGTACACCCCGGTCACACGCTTCTCTCCCTTGGAGGCCTGTGCTCATGCCTTCTTTGACGAGCTACGCCAGCCGAACGCCCGGCTGCCCAGTGGCCGAGAGCTGCCTCTGCTCTTCAACTTCAGCACCACCG AGCTGTCAATCCAGCCCCAGTTGAACTCCACGCTCATTCCTCTTCATGCCCGCGCGCAGACTGCTTCCTCTG ATGGCTCTGGGTCAGATGGCTCCTCTCAGCACAGCTCAGTACCTGGATCACTCAACAGCACCTGA
- the gsk3aa gene encoding glycogen synthase kinase 3 alpha a isoform X1, with the protein MSGSGRPRTSSFAEPQGVPGAAAASTGSAAAVGSSTGKTGVPQASGSSSSGCSNLKLARDSGKVTTVVATPGQGPDRPQEVSYTDIKVIGNGSFGVVYQARLIDSQEMVAIKKVLQDKRFKNRELQIMRKLDHCNIVRLRYFFYSSGEKKDEVYLNLVLDFVPETVYRVARHFNKAKSIIPIIYVKVYMYQLFRSLAYIHSQGVCHRDIKPQNLLVDPETAILKLCDFGSAKQLIRGEPNVSYICSRYYRAPELIFGATDYTANIDIWSAGCVLAELLLGQPIFPGDSGVDQLVEIIKVLGTPTREQIREMNPNYTEFKFPQIKAHPWTKVFKPRTPPEAIALCSRLLEYTPVTRFSPLEACAHAFFDELRQPNARLPSGRELPLLFNFSTTELSIQPQLNSTLIPLHARAQTASSVDGSGSDGSSQHSSVPGSLNST; encoded by the exons ATGAGCGGCAGCGGGCGGCCCAGAACTAGCTCGTTTGCTGAGCCACAAGGTGTTCCCGGAGCCGCTGCAGCATCCACCGGATCAGCCGCTGCCGTGGGGAGCAGCACAGGAAAGACCGGGGTCCCTCAGGCCTCGGGGAGCAGTTCGTCTGGATGCTCAAATTTAAAGCTGGCca GGGACAGTGGGAAGGTGACGACGGTGGTGGCCACCCCCGGGCAGGGTCCCGACCGCCCACAGGAGGTGTCCTACACGGACATCAAGGTGATTGGGAACGGCTCCTTCGGTGTTGTGTACCAGGCGCGCCTCATCGACAGCCAGGAAATGGTTGCCATCAAGAAGGTGCTGCAGGATAAGAGGTTCAAG AACCGAGAGCTACAGATCATGCGAAAGTTGGACCACTGCAACATTGTCAGGCTACGCTACTTCTTCTACTCCAGTGGTGAAAAG AAAGATGAGGTCTATCTCAACCTGGTACTTGACTTTGTCCCAGAGACTGTGTACAGGGTAGCCCGGCATTTCAACAAGGCCAAAAGCATCATTCCTATCATTTATGTCAAG GTGTACATGTACCAGCTGTTTCGCAGCTTGGCCTATATCCATTCCCAGGGTGTCTGCCACCGAGACATCAAACCGCAGAACCTACTGGTGGACCCTGAAACGGCCATCCTGAAGCTATGTGACTTTGGGAG CGCTAAGCAGCTGATTCGTGGGGAGCCTAACGTGTCCTACATCTGCTCGCGGTACTACCGCGCCCCGGAGCTCATCTTCGGGGCCACCGACTACACAGCCAACATCGACATATGGTCAGCGGGCTGCGTGCTGGCAGAACTGCTGCTGGGACAGCCCATTTTCCCCGGGGACAGCGGAGTTGACCAGCTAGTGGAGATTATCAAG GTTTTGGGAACACCGACACGGGAGCAGATAAGAGAAATGAACCCCAACTATACAGAGTTCAAATTCCCCCAAATTAAAGCTCACCCCTGGACAAAg GTATTTAAACCTCGCACCCCTCCGGAGGCCATTGCCCTGTGCTCGCGCCTCCTGGAGTACACCCCGGTCACACGCTTCTCTCCCTTGGAGGCCTGTGCTCATGCCTTCTTTGACGAGCTACGCCAGCCGAACGCCCGGCTGCCCAGTGGCCGAGAGCTGCCTCTGCTCTTCAACTTCAGCACCACCG AGCTGTCAATCCAGCCCCAGTTGAACTCCACGCTCATTCCTCTTCATGCCCGCGCGCAGACTGCTTCCTCTG tagATGGCTCTGGGTCAGATGGCTCCTCTCAGCACAGCTCAGTACCTGGATCACTCAACAGCACCTGA